In the genome of Acanthopagrus latus isolate v.2019 chromosome 17, fAcaLat1.1, whole genome shotgun sequence, the window ttaaaatatttgatatcATACTGGAAGAGAAGGACTCATTCTTTTCCATGTATGGTTATTTGGTCACCAGGCGGTACTTTGAGTCAGCCCCTGGTTTCGACCCGGACCTGTTTTGAATCCGCAACAAAAATGGCGACCACCAACAGTCGATCATGCCTCCAGTACCTACTGCACCTCGCGCATGATAATTTGGACTTCAGGTTACCGGTAACCTCATTAAATTGCTCACAGTTTACACTCAGTTCTCATTGTGAATGTCTACGTGTTTTCTTGGAAACTTCGGGATTTGACAGACAACAGCTCCTCCTAGCTTGATGTGCTACATTAGCTACATGCtaattcaaactgtaaaaaaaaaaaaactaaaaaaaaaacaaacaaaaaaaccaaacatctgTTACTGCAGCAGTGGGACTGGATTTAGGCGTTGGTATCACGTGagaagttgttatttttaatcacatGATAGTGACACGTTCACACATTTCTCCACTTGATCTCTGAACTCTTATCGACATGTTGATAAACTGGTAATTAACACCTGATCACATGATTTATAGCATAATCCTGCTCATCTGTAATAAATATAACCATATATGACCAGTATGCATGTGAGCACACCTGGACAGATGGATATTGTAGACTTAGTGTGCAGTGTACACGTGTACATGGGCAGAGTTGTcttaacaaaaataataatgataatccaCTTGATCCTTATAGAGGCATTTCAATGATGTTTAAACTTGGGAATCAGGTTGGGAATCTTTCCTAGGAGTACTGCTCAGCCTGTATAAAACAGCTGCGTGGTTTCTAAagtctgtaaacatgtttttccaaTATTTTACTCTTGTGTCAGCCTGCCAAACAAATTGGGATTGGTGATTGAAAGATGTGGACACTCAGCAAGGAGGCTCTTACTAAAACATGCCATTACATAATGTAAATTGTATGACCTAGTATTTTGAAAGGTTGACCagacaatacaatacagtacattttttttaagcttctgCTGCAACATGTTTGACCATACTGtcttcagtttgtctttctATAAACTAAAACCTTGAGTTATTCAAATAATGTAGTGATTGAAAAATATGATATTTGCCTCCTACCAGAAACTGGAAATAGTCTTGTTAAGAACACATACCTAAAAATTGTACTTAAccacagtacttgagtaaatgtacttagttataCTCCATCACTACTCTTAAGTCCTGCAACTTGTTCAAAGTGCAGTAGTAAATTGCTCTTATGGTCCCCTTTTAATCTATTTGTAGGTGTTTGGTTTTCCCAGTAGACTTTAATTCATACATCTGTGTTCATGATTTATGTGCTCACTCTTGCAGGAGATTAAAGCCTTGCtggctctcagaggaaaacagttCCAGCCTATTGAAAACTTCAAGGAAAAGGTTCGCAAGACAAATGTAACTGCTTAAATTCTCATCCATTTTTTGATGGTTTGAAAGCTGCCACATCAAGAGGTTTCTGTTGTCTTCACCACAGTTCCCCACAGTCACTCCTCTTCTTGCCCCTTCTCTCTAGTCTCCTTTCTGGTGTCTAGGTGGTTTGTCTGAGGAGGATGTCCGCGGCATCATGGCCAGATCTGTTTGTGCAAAGTAAGTGTTATAGCTTTCATCCATCTTATTCCGTGACCTTGTTCTGTAACTCATGTTGCTTCATCCTTTCAGGTCTGCTTTTGAGCTGTGGGGCCACGGACACACCCACAGTGAACTCAGAACATCCCTCTTGAACTACCCGTCAGAGAACATGGTTGGTGATGCTACTGCTTGTGTTCATATTTCTGTTGGACAGACTGATCGCTGCATCTTCAGCAAAGCTTCCACATGAGTCTAAGCTGATGTGgttcatttctgtttgtgctcTTTCTCCACAGTCACCGTTTATGGAGAAACACTCAACTTACAGAATCAATGTCTACACCTTCAACAAGACTCTGGAGTTCGCTGACAGAATCAAAAAGATCGATGTGAGTATTTAggtttgtgcgtgtgtgaaaacacagaaaactgaggTGCATTTCATCTCTCAATGCCCCTGCCTATTTGCAGAACGTCATGGTCTTTTCTCTCTCGCCAGGCTTTGGATTATCTTCCATTTGAAGGCACAGTGAGCCTGAAGAGCCCTCAGCACGTCTTCTGTTTGCTGGAAGATTACGGAACAGACCCCAACGACATCCCCGATCATCCATACTACATCTATTTTGGCCGATGGGTGAGGTGCATTTACCGCTTGCTTACATTTGATTATTAAGCGGCTAGTCTGCAAATTAACGCTCTCTATTCTTTACACACTCCAGATAGGGGATGGACAGCGTGAACTGATCCGCTCCCACAGCGTGAAGAACAGGCACTTCATAGGAAACACCAGTATGGATGCTGGGCTCTCATTCATTATGGCCAACCACGCTAAGGTCAAAGAGAACGATGTCGTCTTTGACCCGTTTGTCGGCACAGGTGAGAAGATGCTGGTGCCGACTCTCACACATGCATAGCTACAGACAGTTTCTGTCCCACTTTGGGAAAATCTGTGTTGATGAATGGCCTCAGTTCTTTCTGTTTCCCTTACGTTTCAGGGAGCCTGTTGGTAGCATGTTCCCAGTTTGGAGCCTACGTCTGTGGATCAGATATTGATTATAACACTATTCACGGCAAAGGTATGTTTTGTCAGCTCAGACCTTACATGGCACGTGAACTGTAGTCTTACTTTGATATTATTTCAAGCGATTTCTGTGTTAAGAACCAACAGTGGTGGGGTCGTGCTCCGCCAGCTCTCAATTTAAGATACCTTCCGAATGTCTTCAGAGTGCCTCTGTTTTTTCAGGTAGGTCAAGTCGGAAAAACCAGAAGTGGCGAGGACCTGACGAGAATATCAGAGCCAACCTGCGGCAGTACGGAACGGAGGACATGTATTTAGACGTCATGGTGTCGGATGCGTCCAAGCCTGTGTGGAGGGAGGCTGCTCTGTTTGACGCCATCATTACTGATCGTAGGTCCTTAGGTTTACACTCAACAGACCAA includes:
- the trmt11 gene encoding tRNA (guanine(10)-N2)-methyltransferase homolog isoform X1, coding for MVIWSPGGTLSQPLVSTRTCFESATKMATTNSRSCLQYLLHLAHDNLDFRLPEIKALLALRGKQFQPIENFKEKVRKTNSPFWCLGGLSEEDVRGIMARSVCAKSAFELWGHGHTHSELRTSLLNYPSENMSPFMEKHSTYRINVYTFNKTLEFADRIKKIDALDYLPFEGTVSLKSPQHVFCLLEDYGTDPNDIPDHPYYIYFGRWIGDGQRELIRSHSVKNRHFIGNTSMDAGLSFIMANHAKVKENDVVFDPFVGTGSLLVACSQFGAYVCGSDIDYNTIHGKGRSSRKNQKWRGPDENIRANLRQYGTEDMYLDVMVSDASKPVWREAALFDAIITDPPYGIRESTRRTGSHKDTTKPPDGFYVESHVPVSQAYHLSDIFTDLLNFSAHRLVMGGRLVYWLPVYRPDYSEEMVPLHPCLRLISNSEQTLSSHTSRRLISMEKIKEPEEQDSLALGADPSLSPYQGHNAFREKYFSGVNKRSGKEENKPEVNGE
- the trmt11 gene encoding tRNA (guanine(10)-N2)-methyltransferase homolog isoform X2; the protein is MVIWSPGGTLSQPLVSTRTCFESATKMATTNSRSCLQYLLHLAHDNLDFRLPEIKALLALRGKQFQPIENFKEKSPFWCLGGLSEEDVRGIMARSVCAKSAFELWGHGHTHSELRTSLLNYPSENMSPFMEKHSTYRINVYTFNKTLEFADRIKKIDALDYLPFEGTVSLKSPQHVFCLLEDYGTDPNDIPDHPYYIYFGRWIGDGQRELIRSHSVKNRHFIGNTSMDAGLSFIMANHAKVKENDVVFDPFVGTGSLLVACSQFGAYVCGSDIDYNTIHGKGRSSRKNQKWRGPDENIRANLRQYGTEDMYLDVMVSDASKPVWREAALFDAIITDPPYGIRESTRRTGSHKDTTKPPDGFYVESHVPVSQAYHLSDIFTDLLNFSAHRLVMGGRLVYWLPVYRPDYSEEMVPLHPCLRLISNSEQTLSSHTSRRLISMEKIKEPEEQDSLALGADPSLSPYQGHNAFREKYFSGVNKRSGKEENKPEVNGE